A region from the Serinibacter arcticus genome encodes:
- the purL gene encoding phosphoribosylformylglycinamidine synthase subunit PurL, translating to MSTPATPAEHHAPDTVQNAEATPGLELPYRELGLKDNEFADIVTILGRRPTAAELAMYSVMWSEHCSYKSSKKHLRQFGDKTTDAMREHLLVGIGENAGVVDIGDGWAVTFKVESHNHPSYVEPYQGAATGVGGIVRDIISMGARPVAVMDQLRFGAIDHPDTARVVHGVVGGVGGYGNSLGLPNIGGETEFDPCYQGNPLVNALCVGVLRHEDIHLANASGVGNKVVLFGARTGGDGIGGASILASETFEGGVPTKRPSVQVGDPFMEKVLIECCLELFHAGLVQGIQDLGAAGISCATSELASNGDGGMHVDLESVLLRDPSLTAGEILMSESQERMMAVVTPDKLEAFLAVTAKWDVETAVIGEVNDSGRLTIDHFGHRIVDVDPRTVAHEGPVYDRPYARPAWQDGLNADGVVAAGLAVPTDVAQIREQLLALVASPNLASASWITDQYDRYVQGNTALAMPDDAGVVRVDESTGLGVAIATDANGRFAKLDPYTGAQHALAEAYRNVATTGARPLAVTDCLNFGSPEDPDSMWQLVEAITGLADACQTLGVPVTGGNVSLYNGTGEPGKIDSSINPTPVVGVLGVLDDVAHATPSGWQGAGQSIFLLGTTAAELDGSVWSDVVHGHLGGLPPALDLAAERSLAAILVNASRDDLVLAAHDLSKGGLGQALVDSVLRFGVGARIDLGALLERDGVDLATALFSESTARAVVAVPRGSEVALADLCSARSFPIVRLGETTEEPVLAVDGLEVSVTELREASTATLARHFG from the coding sequence ATGAGCACCCCTGCGACGCCCGCCGAGCACCACGCCCCCGACACCGTGCAGAACGCCGAGGCGACCCCCGGCCTGGAGCTCCCGTACCGCGAGCTCGGCCTCAAGGACAACGAGTTCGCCGACATCGTCACGATCCTGGGCCGTCGGCCCACCGCCGCGGAGCTCGCCATGTACTCCGTCATGTGGTCGGAGCACTGCTCCTACAAGTCGAGCAAGAAGCACCTGCGCCAGTTCGGCGACAAGACCACCGACGCGATGCGCGAGCATCTCCTGGTGGGCATCGGCGAGAACGCGGGAGTCGTCGATATCGGTGACGGCTGGGCGGTCACCTTCAAGGTCGAGTCGCACAACCACCCGAGCTACGTCGAGCCCTACCAGGGCGCAGCGACCGGCGTCGGCGGCATCGTCCGCGACATCATCTCGATGGGCGCCCGCCCGGTCGCCGTCATGGACCAGCTCCGATTCGGTGCGATCGACCACCCCGACACGGCGCGCGTCGTGCACGGGGTCGTCGGCGGCGTCGGCGGCTACGGCAACTCCCTCGGCCTGCCGAACATCGGCGGCGAGACCGAGTTCGACCCCTGCTACCAGGGCAACCCGCTCGTCAACGCCCTCTGCGTCGGCGTGCTGCGGCACGAGGACATCCACCTGGCCAACGCCTCCGGCGTCGGCAACAAGGTCGTGCTCTTCGGCGCCCGGACCGGCGGCGACGGCATCGGCGGCGCCTCCATCCTGGCGAGCGAGACCTTCGAGGGCGGCGTCCCGACCAAGCGCCCGAGCGTGCAGGTGGGCGACCCCTTCATGGAGAAGGTGCTCATCGAGTGCTGCCTCGAGCTCTTCCACGCCGGACTCGTCCAGGGCATCCAGGACCTCGGTGCTGCCGGCATCTCGTGCGCCACGAGCGAGCTGGCCTCGAACGGCGACGGCGGGATGCACGTCGACCTCGAGTCCGTGCTGCTGCGCGACCCCTCGCTGACCGCGGGCGAGATCCTCATGTCCGAGTCGCAGGAGCGGATGATGGCGGTGGTGACGCCCGACAAGCTCGAGGCGTTCCTCGCCGTCACGGCGAAGTGGGACGTCGAGACCGCCGTGATCGGTGAGGTCAACGACTCCGGCCGTCTGACCATCGACCACTTCGGCCACCGCATCGTCGACGTCGACCCGCGCACCGTCGCCCACGAGGGTCCGGTCTACGACCGCCCGTACGCGCGTCCGGCGTGGCAGGACGGCCTCAACGCCGACGGCGTCGTCGCCGCCGGCCTCGCCGTCCCGACGGACGTGGCGCAGATCCGCGAGCAGCTGCTCGCGCTGGTGGCGAGCCCGAACCTCGCGTCGGCGTCGTGGATCACCGACCAGTACGACCGCTACGTCCAGGGCAACACCGCGCTGGCGATGCCCGACGACGCCGGCGTGGTCCGCGTCGACGAGAGCACGGGTCTCGGCGTCGCCATCGCCACCGACGCCAACGGCCGGTTCGCCAAGCTCGACCCGTACACGGGTGCGCAGCACGCCCTCGCGGAGGCGTATCGCAACGTCGCGACGACGGGCGCCCGCCCGCTCGCCGTCACCGACTGCCTGAACTTCGGCAGCCCCGAGGACCCCGACTCCATGTGGCAGCTGGTCGAGGCCATCACCGGTCTCGCGGACGCCTGCCAGACCCTCGGCGTCCCGGTCACGGGCGGCAACGTCTCGCTCTACAACGGCACGGGGGAGCCCGGGAAGATCGACTCCTCGATCAACCCGACGCCCGTCGTCGGGGTGCTGGGCGTGCTCGACGACGTCGCGCACGCCACGCCGTCGGGCTGGCAGGGCGCCGGCCAGTCGATCTTCCTGCTCGGCACCACGGCCGCCGAGCTGGACGGCTCGGTCTGGTCCGACGTCGTGCACGGTCACCTCGGCGGGCTCCCGCCGGCGCTCGACCTCGCCGCCGAGCGCTCGCTCGCCGCGATCCTCGTCAACGCCTCGCGCGACGACCTGGTGCTCGCCGCCCACGACCTCTCCAAGGGCGGGCTCGGCCAGGCGCTGGTCGACTCGGTGCTGCGCTTCGGCGTCGGCGCCCGGATCGACCTGGGCGCGCTGCTCGAGCGCGACGGCGTCGACCTCGCCACGGCGCTGTTCTCCGAGTCGACGGCGCGCGCCGTCGTCGCCGTTCCGCGCGGCAGCGAGGTGGCCCTGGCCGACCTGTGCTCGGCGCGGTCGTTCCCGATCGTGCGCCTCGGCGAGACGACGGAGGAGCCCGTGCTCGCCGTCGACGGCCTCGAGGTGAGCGTCACCGAGCTGCGCGAGGCGAGCACGGCCACGCTGGCCCGCCACTTCGGCTGA
- the gdhA gene encoding NADP-specific glutamate dehydrogenase, with the protein MSHDITDVLERVLQRNPGEPEFHQAVHEVFESLAPVVQRRPEYLEQGVLERLCEPERQIIFRVPWVDDAGRVQVNRGFRVQYNSALGPYKGGLRFHPSVNLGIVKFLGFEQIFKNALTGMPIGGGKGGSDFDPRGRSDGEVMRFCQSFMMELHNHIGQYTDVPAGDIGVGAREIGYLFGQYRRITNAYEAGVLTGKGLAWGGSRARTEATGYGAVLFAQEMLRTRGESVDGRRVSVSGSGNVAIYAIEKAQQLGAHVVAFSDSSGYVVDEDGVDLDLLREVKEERRGRVADYVEARSSASLGTSGTIWDVDCDVAVPCATQNELDADGAAALVRSGVVAVAEGANMPTTRDAVAVLREAGVLFGPGKAANAGGVATSALEMQQNASRDSWTHEYTVDRLTAIMERIHATCLESAESYGDPGNYVLGANAAGFTKVADAMIAQGVI; encoded by the coding sequence ATGAGCCACGACATCACCGACGTCCTCGAGCGCGTGCTGCAGCGCAACCCGGGGGAGCCGGAGTTCCACCAGGCCGTGCACGAGGTGTTCGAGTCGCTCGCCCCCGTGGTGCAGCGCCGACCGGAGTACCTCGAGCAGGGGGTGCTCGAGCGGCTGTGCGAACCCGAGCGCCAGATCATCTTCCGGGTGCCGTGGGTCGACGACGCGGGGCGGGTGCAGGTCAACCGCGGCTTCCGGGTGCAGTACAACTCGGCGCTCGGGCCGTACAAGGGCGGGCTCCGCTTCCACCCGTCGGTCAACCTCGGCATCGTGAAGTTCCTCGGGTTCGAGCAGATCTTCAAGAACGCGCTCACCGGCATGCCGATCGGCGGCGGCAAGGGCGGCTCCGACTTCGACCCGCGCGGCCGCAGCGACGGTGAGGTGATGCGGTTCTGCCAGTCGTTCATGATGGAGCTGCACAACCACATCGGCCAGTACACGGACGTCCCGGCCGGTGACATCGGCGTCGGGGCCCGCGAGATCGGGTACCTGTTCGGGCAGTACCGGCGGATCACGAACGCCTACGAGGCCGGGGTGCTCACGGGCAAGGGCCTGGCGTGGGGCGGCTCCCGGGCGCGCACGGAGGCCACCGGCTACGGCGCCGTGCTGTTCGCGCAGGAGATGCTGCGCACACGCGGGGAGTCCGTCGACGGCCGGCGCGTGAGCGTCTCGGGCTCGGGCAACGTGGCGATCTACGCGATCGAGAAGGCGCAGCAGCTCGGCGCCCACGTCGTCGCGTTCTCCGACTCCTCCGGCTACGTCGTGGACGAGGACGGCGTCGACCTGGACCTGCTCCGCGAGGTCAAGGAGGAGCGCCGCGGCCGGGTCGCCGACTACGTCGAGGCCAGGTCCTCGGCCTCGCTCGGGACGAGCGGGACGATCTGGGACGTCGACTGCGACGTCGCCGTCCCGTGCGCGACGCAGAACGAGCTCGACGCCGACGGCGCGGCCGCCCTCGTGCGCTCCGGCGTCGTCGCGGTGGCGGAGGGGGCCAACATGCCCACGACGCGCGACGCCGTCGCCGTCCTGCGCGAGGCCGGCGTGCTGTTCGGCCCGGGCAAGGCGGCGAACGCTGGTGGCGTGGCGACGTCGGCGCTGGAGATGCAGCAGAACGCGAGCCGGGACTCGTGGACGCACGAGTACACGGTCGACCGGCTGACGGCGATCATGGAGCGCATCCACGCGACGTGCCTGGAGAGCGCCGAGAGCTACGGCGACCCGGGCAACTACGTGCTCGGTGCCAACGCCGCGGGCTTCACCAAGGTCGCCGACGCGATGATCGCCCAGGGCGTCATCTGA
- a CDS encoding AAA family ATPase, whose protein sequence is MPEAQPSVVGTIREDGSSEVAVDGVAEQVTPPGTALLDARSALTAHVARRAAVAGPQVVEVTDPEVRVQLMVHPDGTVSYLTVAETPPAPAAPSAAQSTPEVDPAVDETRISPLPDSSRARRRDYAAARESGATDPDVTLRPATAFSFAPPETPASGGTGAPDGGAHTGPVVSPGLVAHSPFVVPSLEVPTSLSTPAPPPSVPMLVPPAVGAAEPAPVETEAEEETGVDAEQAEAEAEVAEARSTEESSPQEPVVEQTPAPAPAQQFGLPTPQQPAAPAAPAWPQQPPPPQSTQQHATPTEQPAPPAPHWPQQSWQQVPPSGGYPQQPQPQAPEHQQQPGQPGQPGQPGQPGQPSAPAYGVDPSGQPAAPAAPAGRSSFLQSAEHEAPASQGWRGAMRRVGIKVSPSEDERAQRADESAVAQHWPGTRTIAVVNGKGGAGKTPTTAMLSAVFARQGGGGVLAWDNNETRGTLGWRTEQGPHESSVRDLLPRTDDLLAPSARAAEVAYYVHHQTRDMYDVLRSTPHLLSAQQRISGDDFDAVHDVASKYFRMLLIDSGNDEAAEHWLRMIDHAHQIVVPLRAEAEHAEAAALLLEELAARDEHSAQLASRAVVIVSEARKDASANAQTIANGFRSMVRSAVVIPYDPSMVGGLLRFDALKPATQRAWLQAAAEVARGL, encoded by the coding sequence ATGCCCGAGGCTCAACCGTCCGTCGTCGGAACGATCCGCGAGGACGGATCGTCCGAGGTCGCCGTCGACGGCGTCGCCGAGCAGGTGACCCCGCCCGGGACCGCCCTGCTCGACGCACGCTCGGCGCTGACGGCCCACGTCGCCCGCCGCGCCGCCGTCGCCGGCCCGCAGGTGGTCGAGGTGACCGACCCCGAGGTCCGCGTGCAGCTGATGGTCCACCCCGACGGCACCGTCTCCTACCTGACGGTCGCCGAGACGCCGCCCGCCCCCGCCGCACCGTCCGCGGCGCAGAGCACCCCGGAGGTCGATCCCGCCGTGGACGAGACCCGCATCTCCCCGCTGCCCGACTCCTCGCGCGCGCGGCGCCGCGACTACGCCGCCGCCCGCGAGTCAGGCGCCACCGACCCCGACGTCACGCTGCGGCCCGCGACCGCGTTCTCGTTCGCCCCGCCGGAGACCCCGGCGTCCGGGGGCACCGGGGCGCCCGACGGCGGAGCCCACACCGGGCCCGTCGTCTCCCCCGGCCTCGTGGCCCACTCCCCGTTCGTGGTGCCGTCGCTCGAGGTGCCGACGTCGCTCTCCACCCCCGCGCCGCCGCCCAGCGTGCCGATGCTCGTGCCGCCCGCTGTCGGGGCTGCGGAGCCGGCTCCGGTGGAGACCGAGGCCGAGGAGGAGACCGGGGTCGACGCCGAGCAGGCCGAGGCCGAGGCCGAGGTGGCCGAGGCACGTTCGACCGAGGAATCGTCGCCGCAGGAGCCCGTCGTGGAGCAGACCCCGGCGCCGGCGCCGGCCCAGCAGTTCGGGCTCCCGACGCCGCAGCAGCCCGCCGCCCCGGCCGCTCCCGCGTGGCCGCAGCAGCCGCCGCCGCCGCAGTCGACCCAGCAGCACGCCACCCCGACGGAGCAGCCCGCTCCCCCGGCGCCGCACTGGCCGCAGCAGTCCTGGCAGCAGGTCCCGCCGTCGGGCGGCTACCCGCAGCAGCCGCAGCCCCAGGCGCCGGAGCACCAGCAGCAGCCCGGCCAGCCCGGCCAGCCCGGCCAGCCCGGCCAGCCGGGGCAGCCCTCCGCGCCCGCTTACGGCGTCGACCCGTCCGGCCAGCCGGCCGCCCCGGCCGCCCCCGCCGGCCGTTCCTCGTTCCTGCAGTCCGCCGAGCACGAGGCCCCGGCCTCCCAGGGCTGGCGCGGGGCGATGCGCCGCGTCGGGATCAAGGTCTCGCCCTCGGAGGACGAGCGCGCCCAGCGTGCCGACGAGTCCGCCGTCGCCCAGCACTGGCCAGGGACGCGCACGATCGCCGTCGTGAACGGCAAGGGCGGGGCCGGGAAGACGCCGACCACCGCCATGCTGTCGGCCGTCTTCGCCCGCCAGGGGGGTGGTGGTGTGCTCGCGTGGGACAACAACGAGACGCGCGGCACGCTGGGCTGGCGCACCGAGCAGGGGCCGCACGAGTCCTCCGTGCGCGACCTGCTCCCCCGGACCGACGACCTGCTCGCGCCGAGCGCGCGGGCCGCCGAGGTCGCGTACTACGTGCACCACCAGACACGGGACATGTACGACGTGCTGCGCTCGACGCCGCACCTCCTCTCGGCCCAGCAGCGCATCAGCGGCGACGACTTCGACGCGGTGCACGACGTCGCCTCGAAGTACTTCCGGATGCTGCTCATCGACTCGGGCAACGACGAGGCCGCCGAGCACTGGCTGCGGATGATCGACCACGCGCACCAGATCGTCGTGCCGCTGCGCGCCGAGGCCGAGCACGCCGAGGCCGCCGCGCTGCTGCTGGAGGAGCTCGCCGCCCGCGACGAGCACTCGGCCCAGCTCGCGTCGCGCGCCGTCGTGATCGTGTCGGAGGCGCGCAAGGACGCCAGCGCGAACGCCCAGACCATCGCGAACGGCTTCCGCTCGATGGTGCGCTCCGCCGTCGTCATCCCCTACGACCCCTCGATGGTCGGAGGGCTGCTGCGCTTCGACGCGCTCAAGCCGGCGACGCAGCGCGCGTGGCTGCAGGCCGCCGCCGAGGTGGCGCGAGGCCTCTAG